A genome region from Clostridium sp. JN-9 includes the following:
- a CDS encoding CehA/McbA family metallohydrolase — protein sequence MSKHGKKYNYYFGIPHAHTCYSTGHGTPTDAYEYARGKKLDFLIVTDHCSRLNKSSSKDHIIRWNKTIKEVEEINKRHKSFLALAGFEISIKKCGDFNVINTQQMINRKVNNINEFYSWLRNQKAAIASINHPDDSIKNFEDNDSLKSVVNLIEVGNGCAPYKYNRKDKYYFNLLDKGWKIGAINGQDNHIRNWGDSDNLTVIVSYSLKKKDIIEALKSMRTYSTESRTLKLSFKCNNNWMGSTLDLHNDKSLNFEIRASDRVNKISEIQIISCNSQIVKSLKCSEEHKVKWNIDLKNDMSKKWYVVKVIESNSNQAISSPIFIK from the coding sequence ATGAGTAAACATGGTAAAAAATATAATTACTATTTTGGAATACCGCATGCCCATACCTGCTATTCCACAGGGCATGGAACTCCAACAGATGCCTATGAATACGCAAGAGGTAAAAAATTAGACTTCTTAATAGTTACTGATCACTGCAGCAGATTAAACAAAAGCAGCAGTAAAGATCATATTATAAGGTGGAATAAAACAATAAAAGAAGTTGAAGAAATAAATAAAAGACATAAAAGTTTTTTAGCTTTGGCTGGCTTTGAAATATCCATTAAAAAATGCGGAGATTTTAACGTTATAAATACACAACAAATGATTAATAGGAAAGTAAATAATATTAATGAATTTTATTCATGGCTAAGGAATCAAAAGGCTGCAATAGCTTCAATTAATCATCCTGATGACAGTATTAAGAATTTTGAGGATAATGATTCACTTAAAAGTGTTGTTAATTTAATTGAGGTTGGAAATGGATGTGCACCTTATAAATATAATAGAAAAGATAAATATTATTTTAATTTGCTGGACAAGGGATGGAAGATTGGAGCAATAAATGGACAGGACAATCATATAAGAAATTGGGGAGATAGTGATAATTTAACTGTTATTGTTTCTTATAGTTTAAAAAAGAAGGATATAATTGAAGCATTAAAGAGCATGAGAACTTATTCTACAGAGAGCAGAACATTAAAATTAAGCTTTAAATGCAACAATAACTGGATGGGAAGTACACTTGATTTACACAATGATAAATCATTAAATTTTGAAATCAGGGCTTCTGACAGGGTTAACAAAATTAGTGAAATACAAATAATCAGCTGTAACAGCCAAATAGTTAAATCACTGAAATGCAGCGAAGAACACAAGGTTAAATGGAATATAGATTTAAAAAATGATATGAGTAAAAAGTGGTATGTGGTAAAAGTAATTGAAAGCAATTCCAATCAGGCCATAAGTTCGCCAATATTTATTAAATAA
- a CDS encoding ABC-F family ATP-binding cassette domain-containing protein, with protein sequence MNLITLENIYKSYSDKILLNGVSLGINEGEKIGLIGINGTGKSTLLKIIAGVEPYDSGNINKLSNLTIKYLPQNSDYNDEFTVIEQIFNGSSEVMSLLREYEKAVYKIQKSPEDKNIQRKIFNLNNKMDALNAWTIESEAKTILTKLGITDFNAPIGSLSGGQKKRIALCEALITPCDLLILDEPTNHIDNETVDWLEQYLNKRKGALLMITHDRYFLDRVTNRILELSHGNLYSYSGNYSIFLEKKFEREQMENTLERKRESLLKRELDWIRRGAKARSTKQKARIERFEKINDEHIETAAEKIEISVAGSRLGKKVIEINGISKSYNGELLIDNFSTIISNGDNIGIIGPNGCGKSTLLNIITGNIKPDKGEVIIGQTVKMGYFSQEGKELNSELRVIEYIKETAEFIKDSQGELISASKMLEKFLFNDEMQWTPINKLSGGEKRRLYLLKILMEAPNVLLLDEPTNDLDIETLNILEDYIEHFNGTVITVSHDRYFLDKITDKIISFEENGRLVQFVGNYFEYMDYKEKNYSDTENKEKNIKKTITKEDKKKDKPLKFTYKEQKEYETIEDDIGELEIKINEIEEKINNSGSDYELLEKCINEKNQLDKKMTELMERWEYLSELDEKIKNENNI encoded by the coding sequence ATGAATTTAATAACACTGGAAAATATATATAAAAGCTACAGCGATAAAATACTGTTAAATGGGGTATCATTAGGTATAAATGAAGGGGAAAAAATAGGGCTCATAGGCATAAACGGCACAGGTAAATCTACACTATTAAAGATTATTGCCGGTGTTGAACCCTATGACTCAGGAAATATAAATAAGCTTAGCAATTTAACAATAAAGTATTTACCACAAAACTCAGATTATAATGATGAGTTTACTGTTATTGAGCAGATATTCAATGGCAGTTCAGAAGTTATGAGCTTATTAAGGGAATATGAAAAGGCAGTATATAAGATTCAAAAGTCCCCAGAGGACAAAAATATCCAAAGGAAGATATTTAATTTAAACAATAAAATGGATGCTTTGAATGCATGGACTATTGAAAGTGAAGCAAAAACTATTTTAACAAAGCTTGGAATAACAGATTTTAATGCCCCAATTGGAAGCTTATCAGGAGGTCAGAAAAAAAGGATAGCTCTTTGTGAAGCCTTAATAACACCCTGCGATCTGCTCATATTAGATGAGCCAACTAACCATATAGATAATGAAACAGTAGACTGGCTTGAACAGTATTTAAATAAAAGAAAAGGAGCTCTGTTAATGATAACCCATGACAGGTATTTTCTTGACAGAGTTACTAACAGGATTTTGGAGCTTAGCCATGGCAATCTATACAGCTATAGCGGAAACTACAGTATTTTTCTTGAAAAAAAGTTTGAAAGAGAACAGATGGAAAACACTCTTGAAAGAAAAAGAGAAAGTTTACTTAAGAGGGAACTGGACTGGATAAGGAGAGGCGCAAAAGCCAGATCAACTAAACAAAAGGCAAGAATTGAAAGATTTGAAAAGATAAATGATGAACATATTGAAACAGCTGCAGAAAAAATAGAGATTTCTGTTGCAGGCAGCAGACTTGGCAAAAAGGTAATAGAAATTAATGGAATATCCAAATCATATAATGGAGAATTATTAATTGATAATTTCAGCACAATTATTTCTAATGGAGATAATATAGGAATTATAGGGCCAAATGGCTGCGGGAAATCTACACTGCTAAACATAATTACAGGAAACATTAAGCCTGATAAGGGAGAAGTAATTATTGGCCAGACTGTTAAAATGGGTTATTTTTCTCAGGAAGGGAAAGAATTAAATTCAGAACTAAGAGTTATAGAATATATAAAGGAAACTGCAGAATTTATAAAAGATTCTCAGGGTGAGCTTATAAGTGCTTCAAAAATGCTTGAAAAATTTTTGTTTAATGATGAAATGCAGTGGACTCCTATTAATAAACTTTCTGGAGGTGAAAAGAGGAGACTTTATCTTTTGAAAATATTAATGGAAGCACCAAATGTATTACTACTGGATGAACCAACAAATGATTTAGACATTGAGACCTTAAATATATTAGAAGATTATATTGAACATTTTAATGGTACTGTTATTACAGTTTCTCATGACAGATACTTTTTGGATAAAATTACAGACAAGATCATTTCATTTGAGGAAAATGGAAGACTTGTTCAATTTGTAGGAAATTATTTTGAATACATGGATTATAAAGAAAAAAACTATAGTGACACTGAAAATAAAGAAAAAAATATAAAAAAGACTATTACCAAAGAAGATAAAAAGAAAGATAAGCCATTAAAATTTACCTATAAAGAGCAGAAAGAGTATGAAACCATTGAGGATGATATTGGTGAGCTGGAAATAAAAATAAATGAAATTGAAGAAAAAATTAATAATAGCGGCAGTGATTATGAGCTTTTAGAGAAATGTATAAATGAAAAAAATCAGCTGGATAAAAAAATGACTGAATTAATGGAAAGATGGGAATACTTAAGTGAGTTAGATGAGAAAATAAAAAATGAAAATAATATTTAG
- a CDS encoding DUF6483 family protein, producing MLKRNLVNELIKQFTLSLEEIDKFIGLQLYDDALLVIDNCFKSIFRLSAKFINSLSDENILDLIRVNNILDVERCIMAAKLLNEEADIYLRNGDENESFYLHCKSLYLYLTASQHWDNTSELDIYLNEIEDLYSKVKDYKLPNKIQENMMLYYEDKCCFDKAEDILYEMLNYNDDEYKDSIINFGIEFYERLLKKDNITLENGNLPRSEVLDGLSNLKNEK from the coding sequence ATGTTAAAAAGAAATCTGGTTAATGAGCTTATAAAACAATTTACTCTTTCCCTAGAGGAAATTGACAAATTTATTGGTTTACAGTTATACGATGATGCTTTGCTGGTTATTGATAATTGCTTTAAATCTATTTTTAGATTAAGTGCAAAATTTATTAATTCACTTTCTGATGAAAACATTTTGGACTTAATAAGAGTAAATAATATTCTTGATGTAGAAAGATGTATAATGGCTGCTAAGCTTTTAAATGAGGAAGCAGACATATACTTAAGAAATGGTGATGAAAATGAAAGCTTTTATCTACATTGTAAATCATTATATTTATATCTTACAGCATCACAGCACTGGGATAACACATCAGAATTAGATATATACCTTAATGAGATTGAAGACTTATATTCTAAGGTAAAAGATTATAAACTTCCAAATAAAATTCAGGAGAACATGATGCTTTATTATGAGGACAAGTGCTGTTTTGATAAGGCAGAGGATATACTTTATGAAATGCTTAATTATAATGATGATGAATATAAAGATTCCATAATTAATTTTGGCATTGAGTTTTATGAAAGATTACTTAAAAAGGATAATATTACTCTGGAAAATGGTAATCTTCCAAGATCTGAAGTTTTGGATGGACTTTCAAATCTCAAAAATGAAAAATAA
- the iadA gene encoding beta-aspartyl-peptidase, whose translation MILIKNVEVYAPKYEGIKSILIASGKICYISSEIDIPEKNFPEVQVVDGSGLKAIPGLIDLHVHIIGGGGEGGYNTRAPELMLSQLTSSGITTCVGLLGTDGTTRNMANLIAKCRALEIEGITTYSWTGCYSVPTRTITDSARNDIVLVDKIIGVGEVAVSDHRGSHPSEQDLIHLASEARVGGMLSGKCGILHMHLGDGKKGLTPITDLVETYDMPMSNLLPTHINRNQRVYKQSIEYAKNGGFIDITTGIRNEGDDAVDPNEAYKTMLSNGISPYHITMSSDSGGSMPIFDEKGNLTKLTVGSPETDLQCIKDCVNSGIALEQAIIPLTESPAELLKFKNKGKLKENYDADILLLDDKLNINTVIAKGKLMVKDYKVQVRGTFEQ comes from the coding sequence ATGATTTTAATTAAAAATGTGGAAGTATATGCACCAAAGTATGAAGGTATTAAAAGCATTTTAATTGCAAGCGGAAAAATATGCTATATATCTTCTGAAATAGATATACCTGAAAAGAATTTCCCAGAAGTACAAGTGGTGGATGGAAGCGGTCTTAAAGCCATTCCAGGATTAATAGATCTTCATGTACATATAATAGGAGGCGGCGGTGAAGGAGGATATAATACAAGAGCTCCTGAATTAATGCTTTCACAGTTAACAAGCAGCGGTATTACTACTTGTGTAGGCTTGCTTGGAACAGATGGTACAACCAGAAATATGGCTAATTTAATTGCAAAATGCAGAGCACTGGAAATTGAGGGAATTACTACTTATTCATGGACCGGCTGCTATTCTGTGCCCACAAGAACAATAACAGATAGTGCACGAAACGATATTGTATTAGTGGATAAAATAATTGGAGTAGGTGAAGTAGCAGTATCTGACCATAGAGGAAGCCATCCATCAGAGCAGGACTTAATTCATCTTGCCAGTGAAGCAAGAGTTGGGGGAATGCTTTCAGGCAAATGCGGAATACTGCATATGCATTTAGGAGATGGGAAAAAAGGACTTACCCCTATAACTGATTTAGTTGAAACATATGATATGCCAATGTCAAATTTACTGCCAACTCATATAAATAGAAATCAAAGGGTATATAAGCAGTCCATTGAGTATGCTAAAAATGGAGGATTTATTGATATAACTACAGGTATCAGAAATGAAGGCGATGATGCTGTAGACCCTAATGAGGCATATAAAACTATGCTGAGCAATGGAATTTCTCCATATCATATAACTATGAGTTCAGATTCCGGGGGAAGTATGCCTATATTTGATGAAAAAGGGAACTTAACAAAACTTACAGTGGGTTCTCCAGAAACAGATCTTCAGTGTATTAAAGATTGTGTAAACAGTGGCATAGCATTGGAGCAGGCTATTATACCTTTAACAGAATCTCCTGCTGAACTACTAAAATTTAAAAATAAGGGAAAGCTTAAAGAAAATTATGATGCAGATATACTATTATTAGATGACAAGCTGAATATTAATACAGTCATTGCAAAAGGTAAATTAATGGTTAAAGATTATAAGGTTCAAGTACGTGGAACCTTTGAACAATAA